Proteins encoded in a region of the Zea mays cultivar B73 chromosome 4, Zm-B73-REFERENCE-NAM-5.0, whole genome shotgun sequence genome:
- the LOC100193791 gene encoding uncharacterized LOC100193791 has protein sequence MASPTQGDAPLAAPAPAADATDAAFAAAAAVPDPGAEFGFQRPELGKEKLVGTVGFHERHVFLCYKGPDLWPSHLEASESDRLPRLLAAAIKARKPNLKKTIKLTICEGEDGTESSNGDVLIFPDMIRYKGLTHFDVDNFVEEVLVKDIDWLPRSPEPMSGSYIFVCSHGSRDKRCGVCGPALIKRFKEEINELGLDDQVAVSACSHVGGHKYAGNVIIFSSDAKGEVTGHWYGYVVPDDVPVLLHKHIGQGEVVDHLWRGQMGLSVEQQKRALELRNMVNGGEESLEETRTDGASFNPAAAGGCCQGNGGFTCCQTDLPKEKQDKSIIAEQNPKSSDKEGGAGSKKGDTKTCPVPIWFETWERADTYAALAVVAAAAAVLVSFRIYKNLN, from the exons ATGGCCTCCCCTACGCAAGGTGATGCCCCCCTCGCGGCTCCGGCTCCGGCGGCTGACGCTACGGACGCGGCCTTCGCCGCCGCGGCCGCGGTGCCGGATCCAGGCGCAGAGTTCGGGTTCCAGCGTCCGGAGCTCGGGAAGGAGAAGCTGGTCGGGACGGTGGGGTTCCACGAGCGCCATGTGTTCCTCTGTTACAAGGGCCCGGATTTGTGGCCGTCCCACCTCGAGGCCTCTGAGTCTGACCGCCTCCCCCGCCTCCTCGCCGCCGCCATCAAGGCCCGAAAGCCCAATCTGAAGAAGACC ATCAAATTGACCATCTGTGAAGGAGAAGATGGCACTGAATCATCAAATGGAGATGTGTTGATCTTTCCAGATATGATCAGATATAA AGGGCTGACCCATTTTGACGTGGACAACtttgttgaagaagtgcttgtgaAGGATATTGACTGGCTTCCTAGATCTCCTGAGCCTATGAGTGGTTCCTATATTTTTGTTTGCTCCCATGGAAGCAGGGACAAAAGGTGTGGTGTTTGTGGACCTGCTTTGATTAAAAGGTTCAAGGAAGAGATAAATGAACTGGGACTTGATGATCAGGTGGCTGTCAGTGCATGCTCACACGTGGGAGGTCATAAGTATGCAGGAAACGTCATCATTTTCAGTTCTGATGCCAAGGGAGAAGTGACTGGTCATTG GTATGGTTATGTTGTTCCTGATGATGTGCCTGTTTTGCTGCATAAACATATTGGACAAGGAGAAGTTGTGGACCATCTATGGAG GGGACAGATGGGTTTATCTGTGGAGCAGCAGAAGCGAGCTCTCGAGCTTCGGAACATGGTAAATGGTGGCGAAGAATCCCTTGAAGAAACCAGAACAGATGGTGCTTCTTTCAACCCTGCAGCAGCTGGTGGATGCTGCCAAGGCAATGGTGGCTTCACCTGCTGCCAAACTGACCTGCCAAAGGAAAAACAAGACAAGAGCATCATAGCTGAGCAGAACCCCAAGAGCTCTGACAAGGAGGGTGGTGCTGGCAGCAAGAAGGGGGATACAAAGACTTGCCCAGTGCCCATCTGGTTTGAGACCTGGGAGAGAGCTGACACATATGCCGCTCTTGCTGTTGTTGCAGCTGCCGCAGCGGTGCTTGTCTCCTTCAGAATCTACAAGAACCTCAACTGA